The DNA segment TCACTCAGCTCTTGTTCGGTCAGGCTGTCGCCAACAAATGGCTTCATCACTTCGACCGCGACGGTCCAATAATCTTCGCCGCGCAGATCGCGAATTTGATCGGCAGTGAATTTTGGCCATTCACGCGGAAGGTAAAGCCCCCCGTCCGAGGCAAGCCCGGCCAGAGTGACACCTTCAAAATCGAGTACGGGCGCGTCGCCCCTGGTGGATACGTATTCCATAGTCTCTCGCGGTTAGCGCCGTGCGCGCTGCGGGGCAAGCAACGCTGGCTTAACCCATGCCCAGCTGGCCTTTGCCGTCGCTACGCATCGGGCATGCTTGCTAAATTGGACGTTCTCAATCCCGCTTTGCCAATCGCGATCTGACGGCCAGCCAATAGATGATCAACGCGGTCAAAGCGAAGAAGAACCATTGTCCCGCATAGGCAAGGTGGTTGTTGGGCAGATCGTTGGGGTCGGGTTTGGCAAGCGGTTCGAGACCGGCCAGAGATTCGCTGGCGATAATCTTGAAATGATCCCCCATCCTGACTGGAACTCCCTTAACCACGCCACCCGCGAAATTTGGATTGGTCGGAGAGGAGGACCATCCGACATCGGCGTACGTATGAGATTCAGGTGGTGCATTATCTGTGAAGTCAGAACCCGGGACGATGTGACACAAATAGCGATGCGCAAAACCTGCTTGCCCTCGAGCATTTCGGCCGGCCACTGCCTTCCAATCGCTCGGT comes from the Erythrobacter sp. Alg231-14 genome and includes:
- a CDS encoding SURF1 family cytochrome oxidase biogenesis protein, coding for MMKRLPIIPTILVLAAAGVMVWLGFWQLGRADEKAALIAEYEHQAEVQETIDITIGSDEVVYRPVNLTCDEPSDWKAVAGRNARGQAGFAHRYLCHIVPGSDFTDNAPPESHTYADVGWSSSPTNPNFAGGVVKGVPVRMGDHFKIIASESLAGLEPLAKPDPNDLPNNHLAYAGQWFFFALTALIIYWLAVRSRLAKRD